ttttcttcggtttttcttgtgcagagacactgaactcaaacttggcattggccttctgggtctctttttcctgagtcttcaggcaggtcttcagatcagagatttccgactcaagtttcttgcaggcagcctgtacaagttCCGGGTTACAGTTCGAGTGATTATCATGcaatattaaagtcccaagcactttacaagcaaagacacttggcacttgggggctaatgtaggctgAGAAGCTTTATTTatagtgccggttcatgaaaataagtcccaagcactctgCAGGCAAaggtgcttggcacttgggggctaatgggcaaAGTTGCTCAATTACTTGATTAAAACATAAGGTAAAAGACCGGTTCACCTAGGCTGTTTAAcccggcccttgagtgttaccaggtaagccggtattaagtctacaacatattctgtcataagtaatagacttgggggctagtatggtaaggatgactatggagtaaaaagggaattatacctcagatttttgctgtatctgcttcaccatgtcaatttccaggtcctggctgttgtgcacttgaccaatataaccagcaacaatatctccaatgctcaagttagcatagtcagtgatatccagtctggccctgcgacgctccagcagttcttctttagcagagcatctagccagcacagtgggtcttcccggctcaacatattcggtccgggtaatcaccacatccgggtcatcggtcggttgagctgggctggggatctccgggttgtcagaaccccccatggcttgttcttcagttggagcggtggtttctggagctggtacagatggcggctcagaggcagaggcgttgggttcagtcaagaccggctctttgACCGGGttatttttctttgccctcttgctgagctttgcttgtgcactgaaagtcaaaaggttagtgcaaaaacatgagtaggataagcacaaaataagctgatcatcattacccgggtgcggtcttgaaagccagcaagttagattgcatggagtcaccggaggaaggtgaagtttcctgatagttcgAATCAGACGAATTAAGTGGTTGACGAATGACGCCCGCTAaaagatgaaaaggatataagttggagataacctcgttccggcgcttccttgatgcttcaggtaagccggaggagaggtctacatccttgttggtccgggtgtgtctccggctctcatgaatctgtcgcttcaaaagaaattgaggatcttgataagctaaaggatgtgaaaatcttattttccgggttactcttcggactttcagccttggcaagggttccgagtcggaggaaagtatagttacctcttcaatcaccgggttactggctccggtgtcctcagtgtcaataaggtggttaagaacaaacaaaaaacaaagaagagcataagaatcaagggctacctctgactcggaggagtCATCCAGCAgaagcaggtctgaggcgctaggcttactacccttcttgcggggagcggctctcctggcggcctttttagccttcctggcttttttagcagcctcatggtcatacctgaccttccagaacttatcattagcctgaaaaatacaacaaaggtttcttgaagTTAAGACGAAAATTGTTAAAACGGAATGTAAAgtgctcagatcagtagcttaccgccggagccgggttagctttccAGAAGGGAtctaagccggtcctcccgcagtctgctaagctctcgttcagaagggacttggtcatgtcatcaatgacgtcttcaggtaagtcgttggggctgtgccgaagaggatcatccttccagcccgtgtaatcacacattaagccggggcggcggcttagaggaatgacccgccaagcaatccagacccggaccagatcaacgccgttaaggccgtttcccagaagagctttgattttgttgatggtggggataagtggttgacgctcagcttgagataatttgtctggcagggggtggtttgactccagacgcagggcgcgaaagccgggcagagggttctcatcagccggagaagtatcctggcagtagaaccatgtctgattccagtcctttgggtggcttggcggctcagcgtaaggaaagagACAATCCCTCCGTCGTTGAATTGatattccgccaagttccaagctaggcccgttggcgcattcattctggTGGTTCAGGTAAAAtgactccctaaagagtagcaggctAGGTTCCTCtccaagatatacctcacagaacacttgaaagttacaaatgttcgacacggaattgggtccaatgtcttgaggtcgcagatcgaaaaagttcagaacatctctgaagaattttgagccaggaggagcaaagccccggctcatgtggtcagcaaatacaacaacctctccgtcttttggttgaggtctctcttcggacgggtcaggcgcatggtaggacatgacctcctttttgggcaggtaacccgtttttacGAAGTCATCTAAGGTGCTTTCAGTAACGTTGGgcctcacccagttgcacgtaatgggtgccttgggagccttgggcggcattgtaaaagacggaagcctatgacaaaagaaaatTTCTGGTttaaatttaagccggaggaagatttcagttcagtattcaagatggcggcttatgaaggggcctaatgatatatggctaattgtgtcgggttatctaagccgctgggaATATCATAAGTGATTCAAGTTGTTTTAAACTCTATTatgaatgagccggaaatttcacaaagcatggcctcttttaagccggcgatatgagccgccatggctcaCAGAGGCagtttttgtctaagtgttgcacaaacaagtttcatagattgcagggattattttggatcaaacggtcgtttagaaaggaaaaatttctagacctaaaaactggcatAGAGAAGTTCATAAGTTCTAATGAGATCTTTTTGCAAACAAGAGGGATCTGCTAGTATGggaaatgggtgcgaaaccactACCGCAGGAGTTCTATCCTACTTTCCGGATCAAAAGAGGCCGCGGTGGAAGAACTGTGAAGAACTcgagatgaactacgaagaacaggggagaacgatagaaccctaatgcgaatctactgTATGGAGTGGCAAGAACTTACTGGCGCTGATGAgctgcggaggttgccgccgtttctctggaccagttcagggtgatgcagcggccgaggttgaggaagacaaggggcgcggcggagctcgagctctggggcgtcagaggaggaagacgagggatcGAGAAGTGACGAAGGCCTATGGgctgggcctatttataagggacggctcataaatgggcgcgagaaatgaggaggctggagacatgattatcttgccggagaaacgcctcgattctcgggatggttatTAAGATAAGATTCGTTGGGATACGACAGAATAAAAAAAATgagtttaatggaagatgacgtcatggcgggttaccaggaatccagaagatgacgtcatggcgggttataaccttcgcacaaaCAGAAGCCGGACGATTTTCTCttaaagggattgaagattgacatgaaccggttcaaatcaatctggggcctaatgttgaggatataaccattagagtcacccgcccaggaggggccgggttacgtcataatgatcatcacgtgaagcccagtaccaagcttgaggacggcgggtcagtaatgggcttaagacccggagatggcttaaggcccgtagcgttaaaccgccgttatggtgaaacttgtagtgtaaggcaagaatagttaagagtccgagccggacactgttataagccggccgggactctgagagccgctgggcgtcaacctctctatataaagggacggcccggcggcggttcagggacaagtaagatcaaatcgataaccaggcagggcggtttagctcctggtcgtcgaaaccctaatcaatacaacctcaactggacataggcttttaccttcactgtaaggggccgaaccagtataatcctcgtgtcttttgtcccgcttaacccctttaagcttcctaactGCGAtgcctccacgactaagtccttacacgaggacatctgccgtgataatttcACGAcactttccgagaggcacggccgtgactctcgcgaaagcacaaccgtgcctctcgcgaaagcacaaccgtgcctctagcggaagcaaaatcgtgactctcgcgaaagaaaaaaaaatagaaaacgcattttttttcccgtttccgaaaggcacggccgtgactctctctaaagcacaaccatgcctctcgcggaagaaaaaacgtgactttcgcaaaagaaaaaaaaaagaaaacgcgttttttcgtgtaatttttttttggaatctccttttttatcgaaaagctaagaaagaccggggcaaaaccaaaacgtcgaaaaaaaccgaaaaaaaaaaccgcttaaaaagccgaaaacgcgtgcgagaaaataaaaaaaaatccggagggagcatccagagcgcgacacgtggcgaatgattGAGAGCGCGTCAAGttgcgctgatcgttgcgaggctcccgaagtaGCGCTCGTTAGCTAGTTGCTCTCCACAGCTCCCTCCATCGATTTTTTTATGTATACTCAATCAAATTAAGCGGGCCATTCTAACACCGACGCGTATGTATTCTACGTATATTTTGTTGTATAAAACGGTCCCTATGTGATACCATCATTGCGTACGTAGGAAAACCAGCTGTGCCCACCCAGAAAACTAAAGCAGACCCATCTAGTAGATGGATCGCTTTTCTTTGCTAGGCCCGGAGTTGGGACAGGTTTTGTCACGTTCCTATACGTCGTCTCTGTCCCGAAAGGAGCTCCAGGGTGTAAAGTGCAATTACTGAGCACCGGCCATGACACACGACCCTGCGATGCGAGCAGAAATAAACAAAAAGAGGTTGATTACCAGATGACACGTACCCTAAACCCTAAGCGCCCACAGCAAGCTGCCTGATTTGGTTCCGTACGGACATATGCATGCACTGATGATAGGACGCAGGTGCAAGAAGCTTCTTGGAAGGTTCCTGTCGAGATTGTAGCACTAGCACCGAATTGGATTTTCGCACTGGTTTTCTCTTCTCTTTGGCAGCGAAACAGATCGAGCGATCCAGCGCTGCATGCATGCGGTTGCATGTACAGTCGTACCACGGGCTACTCGCGCGCAGCCACGTCACGCCGCGCGCATGCATGATCCAACCCATGATCGATCGGCAAATACTTTGTTCCCTGCAAGCATTATTGACCAGCTTGGTAATGGCTTAACATATACCTATACATTAATATGTGTGCTTGCTTAGATCATTAGTGCCGATCGGTCAGAACAGATTAGTTGTGATCGGCAGAATTAGGCTGATCATCGAATAATCACGTACGTACTGGAAGTCTACGTACCGGGAATCTTTTCCCAGCACCTCTATTCCTTGCGTATCGTTTGGTCCGTTTGGCTCAGGGCGCATGATAGCCGCGTGGCTTGCTAAGCTAGTAGCTGCATGAAGTGCGTGTCTCTGATTCCGGGGTCGTAGCGGTTGCGTAGCATCGTACCGGCCGGCAACATTGTGCCATGGGTGGGCGACACACGCCACTGTGCCTGCTGGAGTACGTAGCGCATACAGATACGGATAGTTGCAAAATGGGTGCACTCCTATGCTAATTATTTTGATTAGTCAGCGTTTCAGCTGATCTTGTCGATCGTTAATTCCACCttccaaaaacaaggaaaacacgCATGTATAAATGGATAAAATGGAGTAGTTTTTTATTTTTTGCGAGTGCAATGGATTGATCGATCTGACACGTACGTACATACATACAGCATGCAGTGTCGGTGTTGCTAGAGCATGCATGAACCACGATCGATCGAGTGTAATGACATTGAAACGTCAACCACGCACGTAGTTTAGCTTAGCTTGCTTATGGGGTCAGCCAGATCACCCAGAAATTTGTTCTCCCCTCCCTTCAGCTCAGCTCAATCATGTCTCTGCCTTTATTTGGCAACGTGAGGATCGAAGACAACGATGTAGGTTGAATTTCCGTCCCATGCATGGCCCCTCCATTGTACTACTGTGCGACTGTAAGAGTGCATGCTATGCATCGATAGCTTAGATTAATTTAGTAGCTTGCCCATGCAGCGGCACCAACCATGCATCGACGGATCGTCCCATGCACCGGCCACCGTTTTACAGCTACATTTGGTCCGTCCAAGATATGGTTCCCTGTGCTGTGAACTACTCGTAGGAAGGATACGAGAAGAATCGGGCCGCCGCATGGAACCGGGTGCTTTTGACTCACCAACTACGGCTCGGCCGGTGAAGAAGAAGCCAAGCGCGAGCGCGCGCCCGCCGGCCAGCGCCGTGGCTTTCTCCTTTCTGGGATACGCGCGGCGCGGCGCGAGGCGTTTGCACGGGacagcaggcaggcaggcaggcaggcgtcGGCACGCGTAGACGGGGCGGAGCCGGCCGGCGGCACATTTCCATCAACAAAGTCAAATCAAGTGGATGGGAGGGAAGATGGGAAGCGAGGCCGTCCGTGGGCGGTAATGCTACACTCGCGGGGAGGATGTATACGGACTTCACGGGGTAGCCGACGTGGAGGATTAAGTTTGGGTTTAAGGGGTGGGAAGGGGCCCACACCTCCTGGAAATCAGGGGGGGCTAGTTTGATTAGATGGAACAACCCCGTATTAGCCCCGTAAAGGCCCGTGAGTCTAGCATTTTCGGTCCGCGGGTGGGCATCATCGATGAGACGGGTGACGTACGGGCCAGCCTGGCCCCAGATGATGCATCCGGTGGTGGTGGTTTGACTATCAACGCTAGGGCCCCTCGATCGCCTCCAATTAGTAGTAGGACGCCCCGAACCTACTGTCCTAGCGGCTATAGCTAGCCAGCGCCGTGGTGTGCATACATGCACACCGATCGAGTGCTATGACGTTGAAACCGGGAGTGAGGTTCCTCGCCGCCAAAAGTTTTATTCCAAAGAGGTTGGTCGTATGAGAGGACAAAATTACAGCATGGACTAGACTTTGAGGAAAGTAGACAAAAGCAAAGGATTTACAATGGGGTTGGAGCAATGACAGTATTTGTAGCAAGGTATCGCCATCGAGGCGCTGACCCGTTTACGTGCTTTCGTATATGCCACAATCATGAACATTGGTGGAGAATTCGGATAATCAAAACGGATTCATACAATAATCGAGCTTCATAAGCATTAGGTCTCTTTCTTTTGCAGGGGTTCCGCGTATGTAATGGCCTAGTGCctctctttgattcaaaggatttctaAATGAAATTTGTGGGATTCTAATCCTTCGAATTTTTTTCATACACTGGTTGTCTGATTCATAAGATTAAAATCAGTATAACTTTTTCCTTATGATCTGTTTGTACTAACTTTCATATGAAAACTTCGATCCACCCTCATCCCGTGTGAAGAATCTTACGTTATGTGCAATCAAAACATACATACTTATCCTATTGGATTGAATACGGCGTGCCAATCCATTCatatgtttttcctattcctgtatTTTGAAAATCCTGCAAAACAAGGAGACACTAATTTCTCAAGGAATCATGAGGCATTCAATAGTTTCACATAAGAAGTTGAAAACAATAAAGAGAGAAATAAACATGTCAATATTCCATGCAGTATACAAATCTATGGGTGTTGCAGTTTATGGGGTTATATGTTTTTCTTTTCCAAATTGTCATCAGAAGACAGAATCCCCACCTAAATGTACACGGGCCCAAAGCAAAATGACAACATAAATAAAATANNNNNNNNNNNNNNNNNNNNNNNNNNNNNNNNNNNNNNNNNNNNNNNNNNNNNNNNNNNNNNNNNNNNNNNNNNNNNNNNNNNNNNNNNNNNNNNNNNNNNNNNNNNNNNNNNNNNNNNNNNNNNNNNNNNNNNNNNNNNNNNNNNNNNNNNNNNNNNNNNNNNNNNNNNNNNNNNNNNNNNNNNNNNNNNNNNNNNNNNNNNNNNNNNNNNNNNNNNNNNNNNNNNNNNNNNNNNNNNNNNNNNNNNNNNNNNNNNNNNNNNNNNNNNNNNNNNNNNNNNNNNNNNNNNNNNNNNNNNNNNNNNNNNNNNNNNNNNNNNNNNNNNNNNNNNNNNNNNNNNNNNNNNNNNNNNNNNNNNNNNNNNNNNNNNNNNNNNNNNNNNNNNNNNNNCAGAATGTTCAGTGTGAACTTCACATTCTGACTCTATCGACGCGGCGGTGAAACCACATGCAGTCAGTCAGTCAGGCAGAGCGCTCCAAGGCAGCTCACCGGTCCCGGGACACGCTTCCCGTCAGCCGAGACGAGACAGGTCAGCACGCGCACCGCGCCTCTGGCGTCCCGCGTGACATCCCCCGTGAACACGTGGTACGCCGCCGCGGGCCCCGGCGGTCCGGAGCGACGCTTTTCCGCATCCGACGGTGGCCCACCCTCACCGCTGGCCATCCCGGTCTACTCGGTCCACCCCCGCTATATATTCGCCCAGTGGCTCAAGCAGCCACCCCGGTAGTTGTCGCTCGCTCGCACCAAGAAATACATACATACCACAGCCCTACTGCACTCTCTCCGGTTGATCCATCGGCCTCGAGGTGGGATCCAGCGGCAGCCAGCGGCGTCAAACAGGATCGGCACGAGGAGAAATCGTGAGGTTCGGTTGTTGCGCGGCGCGATGGGCGTGCTCTTCTCGTGTCCCGTGGAGGACGACGGCGAATGCGGCctcgtcgcggcggcggcggcggcggaggagcagcaGCAGGCGACGTTCCTCAAGGCCTCGCTCGGCTCCGGCAAGCTCCGGATCGAGGGCTCCCTCAGCTTCAAGCGGCTCCAGCTGGTGGAGCCCAAGATCCCCGTCGCCACGCCCGACGCGGTCACCGCGccggtgcccgtgccggtgccgatGCCGAGGGAGCTCCTCCGGACGCGGTTCGCCgacgcggcggtggcggcgtcggcggcgccgCCGGAGAGCCCCAAGCACGAGGCGGCTGCGGTGACGCTGCAGAAGGTGTACAAGAGCTTCCGGACGCGGCGCCGGCTCGCCGACTGCGCCGTGCTCGTGGAGCAGAACTGGTGGGAGCTGCTGGACTTCGCGCTGCTCAAGCGCAGCTCCGTCTCATTCTTCGACATCGAGAGGCAGGAGACCGCCGTGTCCAAGTGGGCGCGCGCCAGGACCAGGGCCGCCAAAGTAAGCAATCTCTGATGAAATGCATCAGTCAGCTCTTCAAGAAATCCCTCTGATGCCATCTCCATTCGTGAAATTGGACTGACAATTAATCTGATTTCAGGTCGGAAAGGGGCTCTCCAAGGATGAGAAGGCTCGGAAGCTCGCATTGCAGCACTGGCTTGAAGCTGTGAGTACTTTTGTCAGAAGAAACTGCAGAATGTTCAGTTAGTTTTGGTGTTTTTGCCAAGCAATGTGCTCATGTCTCTGCTGAAATTTCCGCTGAACAGATCGACCCACGACACCGCTACGGCCACAACCTTCACTACTACTACGACTGCTGGCTGAGGTGCGAAAGCAGGGAGCCTTTCTTCTACTGGTGAGTGCTACAGCTCAACTGGTCATGGTTGTTGGAATTTCTGAACCTTTGGTCACATCATGAGATGATGAAGTTGTAACCTTATAGACTGATCACCATGTTTGTTTCCTTAGGCTCGACATCGGAGAGGGCAAGGAGATCAACCTCGAGGAGCGGTGCCCGCGGTCGAAGCTTCTCAGCCAGTGCATCAAGTATCTTGGTCCGGTAGGTGTTTGCAAACATTTTACATGGGATAAATGTGTAGCTGGAGTGGAATGCATGTCCATGAGAGTTCAGGAGTACTAATGATTCAAACTGAATTTTTGTTGTGCCtgcagaaagagagagaggaataTGAGGTTGTGATTGAGGATGGCAAGTTTATGTACAAGAACAGCAGGCAAATCCTCGACACGTCCGGCGGTCCGAGGGACGCAAAGTGGATCTTTGTGCTGAGCACATCCAGGAATCTGTATGTCGGGCAGGTAACGTTCAGGCTTCATACTAGAGTGCTATCAACACACAACATTGCATTAGACCTATTACCTATGTGTACTAGATCATCATCTAACTTTGTCCAAAACTCTACTTTCTGCAGAAGAAAAAGGGCACATTTCAGCATTCTAGCTTTCTCGCCGGAGGCGCCGCGTCTGCTGCGGGGCGACTAGTTGTCGAAGATGGAGTTCTGAAGGCTATCTGGCCTCACAGTGGGCACTACCGCCCCACGGAAGAGAACTTCCAGGAATTCCAGGACTTCCTCAGAGAGAACAAGGTTGATCTCACCGATGTTAAGGTAAGCAACTATCTGACCCATGATTGGGATAGAATGAGAAAGTTCCCAAAATGTGGTGACAATAAAGTTATCCAATTTGCATTTTCTCAATTGTTCTTTTTGTATAATTGCAGATGAGCCCAACTGAAGAGGATGAGGAGTTTTGGAGCAGGCTCAGAAGCATCCCTTCTGAGCGGTGCACAGATGCCGACAAACCCGAAGAAGAAATGGTTCCTGCTGCAGAAACCATCCCTTGCCAGGCACCTCAGGTCACTGAAACCACACCTGAAAATGTCATCCAACTCCAAGAAACAAACAAAGATCATAGCCAACCGGAGATATTCACAAGGCTGGATTCATCGAAAGGCGCCGTAAACATCGAAAACTCAACAACTTCCATGCCTGAAGATCATGAGGAAGACAGCGATGATGATCATTCGGTGGTGCCAAGGGAGAAGGTCATTGGGAGGGTCAACTCATATCAGCTGGGGAAGCAAGGGTCCTTCAAGTGGACCACCGGCGCCGGGCCCCGGATCATTTGCGTCAGGGACTACCCGCCGGAGCTCCAGCACCGGGCGCTGGAGGAGGTGCACCTGTCCCCGAGGAGGAGCGGCAGGCCGACGTCGAGGTTCTCGTCGCCGCAGAGGGGCGGCAGCCCGATGTCGAGAGGGTGTGAACCGCTGACGCCGAGAGAGGCGTTCCATGCCACGCATCTGCAGCAAGGATTGCTGATCAGTTTATGATGAACGAGCTATTCTTGTTCATCAGTTGTGCATATGGATAGAGGAATAAAGTCACCTATTGGGAGTAAAAAGAAGTACTCCTTGTGTAGATCTTGTAGTGATGTATGTATACGTGATGTTCAAATTGGACACAAGTACAGAGATCAATACAAATTCTTTCATTCTTTGGTCTTTTGTTCCCCTTCCGAGAGATGCAATTTCCAGCTACAGAACTTGGAGTTTTAAGGCATTCTCATCAGAAGGAATGGAACTTTAGAGGTTTTTATCTCAGAGAAATGCCCAGCCAAAACTTGTTGAATATGATTATCATTCTACTAATTCATCAAAAGTAAAATTAAGCATTGTGGGGGCCTTGTTCTCACAGAGAAGGCACCCTTCAAAAATTAGCAAATGCTACAAATTTTGAAATTCAGAATTTGCAGGGCCTTCAAACAGAAaagacaccctt
This region of Triticum aestivum cultivar Chinese Spring chromosome 2D, IWGSC CS RefSeq v2.1, whole genome shotgun sequence genomic DNA includes:
- the LOC123051965 gene encoding IQ domain-containing protein IQM2 (The sequence of the model RefSeq protein was modified relative to this genomic sequence to represent the inferred CDS: added 296 bases not found in genome assembly) gives rise to the protein MGVLFSCPVEDDGECGLVAASAAAAEEQQATFLKASLGSGKLRIEGSLSFKRLQLVEPNISITSDSPRPDAVAVTAPVPVPRELLRTRFADAAVTAAAQPESPKHEAAAVTLQKVYKSFRTRRRLADCAVLVEQNWWELLDFALLKRSSVSFFDIERQETAVSKWARARTRAAKVGKGLSKDEKARKLALQHWLEAIDPRHRYGHNLHYYYDCWLRCESREPFFYWLDIGEGKEINLEERCPRSKLLSQCIKYLGPKEREEYEVVIEDGKFMYKNSRQILDTSGGPRDAKWIFVLSTSRNLYVGQKKKGTFQHSSFLAGGAASAAGRLVVEDGVLKAIWPHSGHYRPTEENFQEFQDFLRENKVDLTDVKMSPTEEDEEFWSRLRSIPSERCTDADKPEEEMVPAAETIPCQAPQVTETTPENVIQLQETNKDHSQPEIFTRLDSSKGAVNIENSTTSMPEDHEEDSDDDHSVVPREKVIGRVNSYQLGKQGSFKWTTGAGPRIICVRDYPPELQHRALEEVHLSPRRSGRPTSRFSSPQRGGSPMSRGCEPLTPREAFHATHLQQGLLISL